The genomic interval ACGCTCAACACCAGGCGGGCATCTTCCGCCACTTCATCCAACCCCTCGCCATAGCAAATCAGTCCGTTCTCCTCGGTGGTGATCACACCATTCTTCTGCAGATTGGCAATGAAGTTGCGGAACAGACTCTTGTCGAAGAATTCCGGCGCATTCAGGCCAAACAGAATCGACATGCGTTCGGCCAGCAGGGTGCTCTGTTCTTCGAGCTCGGCCGCGCTGAGTTTGCCCGATCCGTACTTGCGCAGGATGCCCAGAGCGATGTGGTAGCGCTCGAGAGTCTGAATGATGAATCGTGACAGTACCCGCAGCCGAAGCATCGCTTCCGTGCCTTCCTCAGGGCGGCCAATGCGGTCGTCATCCAGTTCTTCAAGCAGGCCCTGCTCAATCAGCACATTGATCCAGTCGTTGATAACCTGTTCGGCTTCGTCTGCCTGATACTTCAGAAACAGCTCCGACTGCAGATAGGGGTAGGCTACGCTGGCCAGGAACACTACGCGCTCCCGGCGCAGGGTGTCCTTGTTCTCAAACAGGCTGGCGATCAGCGATGGCAGCGCAAACAGGTGCTGGATATTGTTGCGGTAGTAGGTCATGAGGGTGGCGTTGCTGCCCTCGAGGGCAATGATGTCACCCAGTTTCTGCGGTTGCCGTGCTACCAGGCCCATGTTTTCACAGTAGGCCACCCAGTCCTTGCCACTGCCTTCCGGCAGAGTCACTGTTTCTGCGTACGGATAGGCCTTGAGCAGTCCGGCGTACTGATCCATCAGGCGGATCAGCTGGTGTTCATCCATGGCGAGACGATCGGTGCCCAGCAGCACGGTAGCGGTAATGCCGATCGGGTTTACGGCCACAGAAGCATTGATGTTAGAGGCGACCCGCAGCGCCAGCTCATCGACCGCCTGGTTCAGCCAGGACGGACGATACTCGGCGTCATAGGCCTCGTCACGCCAGCTTTCATGAACGTTATCCAGTACATCGGCCAGGGGAATGGCCTCGCCAAAGTTCACCGCCACACGGCCGAAGGAGTTGCTGAGTTTGCGCACGGTCTTGGCCAGTGCAAACACGCTCTCTTTCTGCTTTTTCTTGCCTCGCAGCTCACCCAGGTAGGACCGTCCTTCCATTACTTTTTCGTAGCCGATATAGACCGGAACAAACACGATCGGTTTGCGGTGATCTCGCAGGAAGCTCCGTACTGTCATCGACAGCATGCCCGGGCGTGGCTGCAACATGCGACCGGTGCGGCTGCGGCCGCCTTCCACGAAGTACTCCACGGAGTAGCCGCGGGAGAACATCACGTGCATGTATTCGTTGAACACGGTGGCGTAGAGCGGGTTGTCCTTGAAGCTGCGACGCATGAAGAAGGCGCCGCCGCGACGCAGGATAGGGCCGACAAGGGGCATGTTCAGGTTGATGCCGGCGGCGATGTGCGGCGGCATCAGGCCGTTCTTGTAGAGTACGTAGGAGAGCAGAAGGTAATCGATGTGGGAGCGGTGGCAGGGAACGTAGACCACTGCGTTCTCCTGGGCGACTTCCTTCACCACCTTGATGTTGTTGACGGCAATGCCGTTGTAAATCCGGTTCCAGAGCCAGGCCAGTACCACTTCCAGGATACGGATAGTGACAACGGACATGCTGGCAGCAATTTCATCGGCGTACTTCCAGGCCTTGGCGCGCACCTTTTCCGGCGGGATTTCGTCTCGTGCCGCGGTTTCCCGGATGGCTTCCTTGACCGCCTGGGTTCGTACCAGCCCGCCCACCAGTGTGCGCCGGTGTGACAGGTCGGGCCCGAGCACGGCCTGGCGCACCCGCCGGAAATGGGTGCGCAGGATCCGTGCGAGTTTGCGTTTGGCCCGTTCCTCCGAGTGGCGGTATTCGTCGACCACCAGTTTAAGGGACAGTGGCTGGTTGAACTGCACGTAGGTGTTGCGGCCATGGACCATGATGATCAGCAGCTTCTGGAGCCGGCCCGCCACCGACCAGGTGTCGGACAGCAGCAGCTTCACCAATGATTTTTCCTTGTCCGGTGAGCGACCCCAGAACATGGATACCGGCACAATCTGAACATCCTGCTCAGTGTGTTCCACGCCGTAATGGATCAGGGCTTCGAATTCATTGGTGGGTACCGGTGTCTGCCGCCGACGAAACAGTCCTCCGGTCCGCCGGTACAGGAAGAAGAACGAATGGGAAGGGCCATTCTTGACCGGCAGGGCCTCGGTGGCACCGGGCAGGCCAGCGCGGATGACTTCCTGTTCCAGCACCAGCCGGCTCGACAGGGAGCTGTATTGCAGTACGTAGCAAACCGGTTTGTCAGGATCGATACCCAGAGCTTCCAGGGTGTTGCCGCTAACGTCAGTCCTGACCCACAGAAAAAGTATCTTGCGGAGAATGGTCAGGATCAGGCTGCGAATGCCCTGGTAAAGTCGCATAAAGTGTTGCTCCGGTGAATCAGACAGTTGCCAAGTTTACTTGGTTGAGTACGGTGCGGAAAGCCGTTGATCTTACTTGCCATGTTGCCCAGTGTGGTACATTTCAGCTTGGTCCATTCATCAGGCAGGTGAAAACAGACAATGGCGAGCTCAATTTCAGACTGGTCTCCGGGTTGGACCACGGATGCGCCGCGCCCCGGAGACTGGATCCTGGCGATCTCAGGGTCGGACATCCTCAAGCCGGAGCAGGGCTGGTTGTTGGCCGCGAATGACGCCAGGCTTGGAGACCGGGCTAACGCAGCGGTTTCGGTTGGAGTTCTGGACGATGTGCCGGTCTACGTGACCGAGCTCGACTGTACGGATGGGGCAGGGCTGGAGCCAGTAGCCCTCCGGGACGCCCTGCTGATGATGGAGCAGGCACCGGCGGAACTTTTGAGCACCGGGTTTCAGGTCTGGCAGTGGTGGCGTGACCATCGCTATTGCGGCCGGTGCGGTCTGGAAACCGGCTTTCATCCCCGTGAGCGCGCCAAGTGGTGCGAGCCTTGTGGCATTCCCTGGTATCCGAGATTGGCCCCCTGCGTGATTGTCGTGATCAGGCGGGACGACAGGTTGCTACTGGCCAAGAACGCACGTGCCCGGCACCATTACTACAGCCTGATTGCGGGCTTTGTCGAACCGGGCGAGAGTCTGGAAGGCGCGGTTGCGCGCGAGGTCAAGGAAGAAACCGGTTTGGATGTCGCCAATGTGCGCTACCAGTCGTCCCAGCCCTGGCCGTTTCCGCACCAGCTGATGGTGGGATTCTTTGCCGATTACGACGGCGGCGAACTGATCCTGCAGGAAGATGAGTTGGCCCATGCCGACTGGTTCCTACCCGGAGATACCCCGCCGGTACCACCACAAACCACCATTGCAGGGCGCCTGATCCGCGCCATGGAAAGTGAGATTTCCCGGGGAGGCATAGCTCTTTGACGACGGTTTCTGCATCCCGCGTCCTGGTTTTTGATTCCGGGGTTGGTGGTCTCAGTGTCGCCGCCTGTGTGCGCCAGCACCTTCCAGGCACGGAACTGCTTTATCTGGCAGACAACGCCGGATTTCCCTACGGCGACCAGCCCGAATCCGTGGTCGTTGAGCGCTGTTGCGGGCTGATAGGCAAGGCGATTGAGCAGTACGCCACGGACGTCATTGTGGTCGCCTGTAACACTGCCAGTACCGTTGTTCTGCCCCACCTGCGGGCCATGACGGCAACGCCCGTGGTCGGTGTAGTGCCCGCCATTAAGCCGGCGGCCGCCAAGACCGAGAACCGCCGGATCGGAGTGCTGGCGACGCCGGCAACTGTCCGACGTCCGTATCTGGACCAGCTGGTGTCGGAATTCGCCAGTCACTGTCAGGTGGAGCGCATTGGCCATCCCGACCTGGTTCGCTGGGTGGAGGAGTCGGTTGGCGGCGTCGAGGTGTCGCGAACCGCGCTGGCGTCGGCGGTCGCCAACTTCCGCGAGGCTGGAGTGGATACCGTGGTGCTGGGGTGCACTCACTATCCCTTGCTGCTGAGTGCGCTCAGGGAGGTTCTGCCGGAGGTTCGGTTCTGGGTTGATTCGGGTGAGGCCATTGCCCGCCGTGTCAGCCACCTGTTGGCAGAGCATGGCAAGCACGGCAGTGCCGCCGATGTGGGGGCTTTCAATGGCTCGCCGGTACGTGCGGCGCTGTTTTCCGGGCCCGCTCCGAGCGGCCTGGCCAACTTCATGAATGGCCTGGACCTGAGTCCTCAGACGGTGCTCGATAACTGGCCCGAGTGTAATGAGCCGGTTAGATCAAGCGCGTTAGTTTAAACATCGCCAGGAATTCCAGAGCCGGAATCGCGCGCCGGTGACAGCAGTAGGTTTTGAAACCCTCGCCCCGGAAGCGTGACTTGGTGAACTCCAACCCCTTGAAGTTGTAAAGGAACGTGCCTTGGTCATAGACCAGGTGCAGGAGCCGCTTTAGCAGCCGGCTTTCCTGGTGCTCGGTGGCGGCATCGAGCGACAAGGGAATAAGCCCCAGGTCCAGAAAAGGAACACCTTCGGCTTTGAATACTTCCATGGCATGCGCCATCAGGGTGTAGAAGATGCCCTGGCGGAAATCGGCGTTGGCCCTGGAGATATTGGGCACGTAACTGATGATTTCGTTGTTCTGGTAAATGGGATCAAAGTAGATGAATCCCACCGCCTTGCCGTCCTGGTAGGCATAGAAGTGACGCTCGTTCTCCCGATACGACATCTCCATGGGCCTGATCAGAAACCGGATTTCATTGCTCTTGCACTTGCGGGTGCGAATCCAGGCTTCGGAAATTTCCCGGGTGTGATCGTCGCTGAACCGCTCTTTCACGGTGATGTTGTTTTTCTCGGCCTGGTTCAGGGCGGTACGCAGGATCTGCTTCTTCTTACCGGTCAGTGACCATGTCGCGAGGTCGATACGGGATTCGCTGCCAAACTGGGTGCCGTACAGTCCGAATCGGAGGTGCAGGACATCGACCACCGCCTTGGACACCTGGATGTAGCTGGCATTCGGGAAGCGCTTGTGAAAGTGCTCAAGGATGACGGCAAAATGCTCCGGGGCACAAACCGGGTCAGACAACACAAAGGTGCCACCCCACTTCCGCATGTAGGCGATATAGCCGACGCCGGGCACGTCGAAGTATTGCATGCCCGGTTGCAGGGTGGAGAACGACTGGGAATGAACCCCGTGCTTTTTCAGGTAACCCACCCGTTCGGTGAAAGAGAACGTGTTGTCCGCCAGTTCACGCAGTCCGTCCAGTGCCAGGATCTGATCCGACATGTCATTACTCCCCGTGAGTTGAAGTGGTGGAAGACCGGATCAATCAGGCCTGTTTGCGTCCGAGAATGGACCAGTAGCAATCCATGTTCAGAAGCTTGAAGTGCTTCTTCTCGGTGACCTGAAGGCCCAGACGCTGCATGTGTTCGGGGTAGTTATAGATCTTGTGGAAGGCATTGTTGGCGAACAGCCAGAACGTGAATACCGCCATGTACCAATAGAGTTTTTTGAACAGGCGGGCCACAAGATTGCCGGTGGGGTAACAGAAATCGCCGACCACCACGCCGGCATCGGCTTTGCCGAGCCGGATCAGGTGCTCAAGCACACGCACCATCATGGTCTCGTCGAACACGTTCAGGAAAAAGTTGGCGACGACAAGATCGTACTGCTCAAACTCCTCCACCTTCATGATGTCGCTGTGAATGCGGCGAATTGAAAGCTGGGGAGCTTCCTTCTGCTGAGCTTCAGCAAACTTGCGCAGCATGGTTTCCGACAGATCGACGACGGTGACGTCGGCGCCCAGCTCGGCAGCCCGGATGGCATCGCGGCCATGACCGACGCCGGCGAACAGGATGCGATCGCCTGGTTTGACGGTTTCGACATCCAGCATCGCGGTTTTGCACCGGTGAATGTTCTTGCCGCTGTATAGGTTGCTCAGGAAATCGTAGACCGGACCAATGTACTTGTACTTGTCGCGCATGATGACTGCCGCCTGTTCTTGTTCCTCAAAATGTTGTCACCGTTGTTGTCGTTATTGGCCTGACAGCCTGTCGGGAATTCGGTGATCAACGCCTGTCATAAGGAGCTTAGGGAACAGGTTGGCGGATTTATGTGCAGCACTGCGCATTTCTGGATACAAAAAATAACGCAATGCAACACACTGCAAACCGCTTCATGGTTTCAAATAGGAGTGTCGGACAATCAGATGGCGGGCTGGGTGGTGGTGGCTTTGGTCGTGGGCTGGCCCAGGGTTCGGGAAATATGCGCGGCAGGCCGTGCCGGCCCGTAGAAGAAGCCCTGAACCTGATGACAGCCCAGGCTGCGTAGATATGACAGCTGTTCGTCGGTTTCAACACCCTCGGCCACGATTTCCAGTTTCAGGCCGTGCGCCATGGCGACGATGGCGTTGACGATGCAGGCGCCGTCGTCGCCGCTGCGGATGGCCTTAACAAAGGATTGATCCACTTTGAGGGTGTGGATTGGGAGTCGGTGCAGGTAATTCAGGGAGGAATAGCCGGTGCCGAAGTCATCAATGGCGATCCGCACACCAAGGTCTGCCAGCTCCCTTAATTTCTGGCTGATTTGCTCAAGGTCGTTCATGATCACATTTTCGGTGATCTCAATTTCGAGATTACCGGCGGGAAAATCATGTGCCTTAACCCGCTCCATCAAGGTTTCGACAAACTTCGGGTGCTCAACCTGCACCGGTGAGAGGTTGACGGCCAAGCGCAGATCCGGGTAGCCGGAGCGAATCCACAGCCCCACGTCCTGGCAGGCCTGGTCGAGCACCCGTTCGCTGAGTTGGCCAATCAGTCGGGTTTCCTCGGCCAGCGGCAGGAAGTCCCGGGGGTAGAGCAGTCCCCGCTCGGGGTGCTGCCAGCGCACCAGCGCCTCCAGGCCAACAATCCGGTTGGTGGTTGAGCAGACCTGGGGCTGATAGAACACTCGCAGTTCGTCCCGCTCCAGCGCCAGGCGCAGGTCGCGCTCAAGGTTAAGGCGGTTGGCGGAATCGATGCTCATGGACTCGGAGAAGAAGCGGTAGCCGTCTTTGCCCTTGGCTTTGACGTGATACATGGCGATATCAGCGTTCTGGATCAGTTGATCCATACTTTGGCCGGCGTCCGGGTAAATCGCAATGCCGATACTCACTCCCACGAAGACCTCGTGCTCACCAAGCTGAAACGGTGCTCGCAGGGCATTGATCAGCTTCTTGGCAATAAGCCGGGCATCTTCATGGGTGTGGATCGACGGCAACAGCAAGGTAAATTCGTCGCCGCCAAAACGGGACAGTGTATCGCCCTTGCGCAAACAGCCTTCCAGCCGATGGGTCACAGCCTGCAGCAGTCGGTCGCCCATGGCGTGGCCGAGGGTATCGTTCACCACCTTGAAGCGATCAAGATCGAGGAACATGACGGCCAACTTCTGGCCACTGCGTCGGGCTTGGGTTATTGCCAGCTCCAGCCGATCCTTGAACAGGGCTCGATTGGGCAGGCGGGTCAGCAGGTCGTGGTAGGCCTGGAAATTGATGAATGCCTCGGCTTCCTTACGCTCGGTGACATCCCGCGCGGTGCCGTAATAACGCGCCGATTTGCCGCTGCCGCCGCCGCGCGTGGCATCTGAGTGCGGCCAGGTTTGTGGGTCGATCGGGAACGCGGTGATTTCGAAGTGTCGGGTTGCGCGTCGGCTGCCCCGGGTCTTGAGCCGAACTTCGAGGGTTCTGGGGTTGTCGGCCGAGATGTTGGGGCCGTTCAGGGCGTACATGCCTCGGGCAATATCCCGATCATCCAGAATATGCCGGAAGTGCCGGTCACACAATTCCCCGGGCTGATAGCCCAGCAGACTCTCAACCTTGCTGTTCACAAAGCAGAAGCGGCCGTTATCGTCGAGCATGAACACGATGTCGGGTGAGCTGT from Marinobacter sp. LA51 carries:
- the plsB gene encoding glycerol-3-phosphate 1-O-acyltransferase PlsB, giving the protein MRLYQGIRSLILTILRKILFLWVRTDVSGNTLEALGIDPDKPVCYVLQYSSLSSRLVLEQEVIRAGLPGATEALPVKNGPSHSFFFLYRRTGGLFRRRQTPVPTNEFEALIHYGVEHTEQDVQIVPVSMFWGRSPDKEKSLVKLLLSDTWSVAGRLQKLLIIMVHGRNTYVQFNQPLSLKLVVDEYRHSEERAKRKLARILRTHFRRVRQAVLGPDLSHRRTLVGGLVRTQAVKEAIRETAARDEIPPEKVRAKAWKYADEIAASMSVVTIRILEVVLAWLWNRIYNGIAVNNIKVVKEVAQENAVVYVPCHRSHIDYLLLSYVLYKNGLMPPHIAAGINLNMPLVGPILRRGGAFFMRRSFKDNPLYATVFNEYMHVMFSRGYSVEYFVEGGRSRTGRMLQPRPGMLSMTVRSFLRDHRKPIVFVPVYIGYEKVMEGRSYLGELRGKKKQKESVFALAKTVRKLSNSFGRVAVNFGEAIPLADVLDNVHESWRDEAYDAEYRPSWLNQAVDELALRVASNINASVAVNPIGITATVLLGTDRLAMDEHQLIRLMDQYAGLLKAYPYAETVTLPEGSGKDWVAYCENMGLVARQPQKLGDIIALEGSNATLMTYYRNNIQHLFALPSLIASLFENKDTLRRERVVFLASVAYPYLQSELFLKYQADEAEQVINDWINVLIEQGLLEELDDDRIGRPEEGTEAMLRLRVLSRFIIQTLERYHIALGILRKYGSGKLSAAELEEQSTLLAERMSILFGLNAPEFFDKSLFRNFIANLQKNGVITTEENGLICYGEGLDEVAEDARLVLSVEKRQAIQQVTMLGA
- the nudC gene encoding NAD(+) diphosphatase, translating into MASSISDWSPGWTTDAPRPGDWILAISGSDILKPEQGWLLAANDARLGDRANAAVSVGVLDDVPVYVTELDCTDGAGLEPVALRDALLMMEQAPAELLSTGFQVWQWWRDHRYCGRCGLETGFHPRERAKWCEPCGIPWYPRLAPCVIVVIRRDDRLLLAKNARARHHYYSLIAGFVEPGESLEGAVAREVKEETGLDVANVRYQSSQPWPFPHQLMVGFFADYDGGELILQEDELAHADWFLPGDTPPVPPQTTIAGRLIRAMESEISRGGIAL
- the murI gene encoding glutamate racemase, which gives rise to MTTVSASRVLVFDSGVGGLSVAACVRQHLPGTELLYLADNAGFPYGDQPESVVVERCCGLIGKAIEQYATDVIVVACNTASTVVLPHLRAMTATPVVGVVPAIKPAAAKTENRRIGVLATPATVRRPYLDQLVSEFASHCQVERIGHPDLVRWVEESVGGVEVSRTALASAVANFREAGVDTVVLGCTHYPLLLSALREVLPEVRFWVDSGEAIARRVSHLLAEHGKHGSAADVGAFNGSPVRAALFSGPAPSGLANFMNGLDLSPQTVLDNWPECNEPVRSSALV
- a CDS encoding DUF2156 domain-containing protein, whose amino-acid sequence is MSDQILALDGLRELADNTFSFTERVGYLKKHGVHSQSFSTLQPGMQYFDVPGVGYIAYMRKWGGTFVLSDPVCAPEHFAVILEHFHKRFPNASYIQVSKAVVDVLHLRFGLYGTQFGSESRIDLATWSLTGKKKQILRTALNQAEKNNITVKERFSDDHTREISEAWIRTRKCKSNEIRFLIRPMEMSYRENERHFYAYQDGKAVGFIYFDPIYQNNEIISYVPNISRANADFRQGIFYTLMAHAMEVFKAEGVPFLDLGLIPLSLDAATEHQESRLLKRLLHLVYDQGTFLYNFKGLEFTKSRFRGEGFKTYCCHRRAIPALEFLAMFKLTRLI
- a CDS encoding class I SAM-dependent methyltransferase; protein product: MRDKYKYIGPVYDFLSNLYSGKNIHRCKTAMLDVETVKPGDRILFAGVGHGRDAIRAAELGADVTVVDLSETMLRKFAEAQQKEAPQLSIRRIHSDIMKVEEFEQYDLVVANFFLNVFDETMMVRVLEHLIRLGKADAGVVVGDFCYPTGNLVARLFKKLYWYMAVFTFWLFANNAFHKIYNYPEHMQRLGLQVTEKKHFKLLNMDCYWSILGRKQA
- a CDS encoding putative bifunctional diguanylate cyclase/phosphodiesterase produces the protein MAPEVTAQHFSNGLAARILVVDDEPRLLDTLAKLLRSRGYEVTEAHGGKRACALIDAQRFDLALLDLRMPEVDGFDVMAHLTNVQPDCGAIVVSGESSFSAVSRALRRGALDYIRKPFDPDELLTTVASVTSKQSLLKAHEHVQLRLEKSEALHRYIVNSSPDIVFMLDDNGRFCFVNSKVESLLGYQPGELCDRHFRHILDDRDIARGMYALNGPNISADNPRTLEVRLKTRGSRRATRHFEITAFPIDPQTWPHSDATRGGGSGKSARYYGTARDVTERKEAEAFINFQAYHDLLTRLPNRALFKDRLELAITQARRSGQKLAVMFLDLDRFKVVNDTLGHAMGDRLLQAVTHRLEGCLRKGDTLSRFGGDEFTLLLPSIHTHEDARLIAKKLINALRAPFQLGEHEVFVGVSIGIAIYPDAGQSMDQLIQNADIAMYHVKAKGKDGYRFFSESMSIDSANRLNLERDLRLALERDELRVFYQPQVCSTTNRIVGLEALVRWQHPERGLLYPRDFLPLAEETRLIGQLSERVLDQACQDVGLWIRSGYPDLRLAVNLSPVQVEHPKFVETLMERVKAHDFPAGNLEIEITENVIMNDLEQISQKLRELADLGVRIAIDDFGTGYSSLNYLHRLPIHTLKVDQSFVKAIRSGDDGACIVNAIVAMAHGLKLEIVAEGVETDEQLSYLRSLGCHQVQGFFYGPARPAAHISRTLGQPTTKATTTQPAI